AGCTTGTCCCATCAGCATTCCACCAAAGACGGACATTATAAGGCCTGCTCCGAGTAGAAAAAAACTTGAAATAATAATGCCGATAAATCTTGGAACAATGATTTCTTGAAGAGGATCAGCCCCTAAGCAGCGAACTGCGTCGATTTGCTCTGTTACGCGCATGGTTCCTAGTTCGGCAGATGTAAATGCACCGACTTTTCCGCTGAGCATGAAGGCAATTAAAAGAGGTCCTACTTCGCGGAATGTTCCGCTGGTGGCAAGGCCACCCAGGTAGCCAAGAGCACCGAACTCTTTCATTTGCATAGCAAATTGCACCGTCATGATGGCGCCCACAAAAAAACCTGCCATCGCTGTATTTGCAAAACTGTCGGCTGTGACTTTCCAAATCTGCTCGAAGACTTCGTGCGATTTGATCTTCTTCACAAACATTGTTCTCAGGATTTTTTGCAGAAAAAGGAGTGCGCCCCCGATTTCATCTAAAATAGATATGAAAACGGTCATGCGCTAAAAACCTCTGCTAAGAAATCTTTCACCAGAGGATGTTCCGAGCGTTTTAATTCTTCAGGCGTTCCCAGCGCAACAATTTGTCCTTTATCAAGAACCACAATCCGATCGGCGATGGAAAGCGCACAATTCATATCGTGACTGACCACCATGGATGTTGTTTTAAGCTCTCGTGAAAGATCATAGATCAATTGATTCACGGCTGTTGTCGTGACCGGATCTAGACCTGTGGTGGGTTCATCGAACAAAAGTATTCTGGGCTCTAAAGCCACCGTACGTGCAAGACTCACACGCTTTTGCATTCCGTAAGAAATTTGCGCGGGTTTTTTCTTTTCAATGCCAGCAAGATGCACAAGCTTTAAAGCCTTTGTGACTTTTTCGCGAATGGTTTCTTCGTCCAATTGATAATGGCGACGAAGTCCAAAGGCTACATTTTCGTAAACTGTAAGAGAGTCAAAAAGAGCGGGATGCTGAAACACCATTCCGCATTTTTTGCGGATAGGAAGATATTGTTCTTCGCTGAATTTTGAAACTTCTTCGCCGTCGATCCAGATTTCTCCCTCGTCAGGAGTCATCAGCCCTACAAGATTTTTTAGAAGGACGGATTTACCTGTCCCGGATGTCCCCAAGATGAAAATGATTTCGCCCTCATGGATTTTTAGACTTAATCCATTAAGAACTGTTCTTGTGCCAAATCTCTTAACGAGGTTCCTAAATTCAATCACCTAGTTATGTTAGATGGGCTCAAGATCGTGGGTCAACTCACAATATGGATCATTCGCACTTCTTCACTGCTACTTTTACGAATTCATTTCTATCAAGATAACTGCGAGGATTGGTCATGACACCGCATTGACCGAAGCCTTCAAAGTAAACTGTCAGTCCGCCGTTTCGCCATTGATCAATTTTATCAACAATAAGTGAACTCATGTTACCTTCTGCGGATTCAAAAGAACATTTTCTCCCCGGAACGGGTGAGGGTTGATTGCGTGTGGGATTGCTCAAGCTTTGCGCCATGCAATTTCTTAAGTTTTCACGAATGACTTGAGCGCGCTGATAAACTGCCGGCAAAGTGTAGTTTGTTCCGTTGTAAAGTGCATCGTAATACTCTTTGGGATAGACACCGCCCGATTTGAAACTCGCGTCTCCGCGGCAAAAAGCGTAACGGGCTTCTCCGATTTCAAGGCCAAAATAAGTTTAGAAATCTTTTGAAGCCCCATTGTAATACAGACTTCCAAACGCGTTTTGCTGTGACGTTGGATCGTGAAGCAGTGATTGAATGGTTGCAAACTGAGTTCCTTCAAACGCCGTGTCTGGATAATCAGTGGGCGAACACTGAATCAGGCGCGCTAAAAGTTGCTCTTTTGTTGGCGGAATATAACCCGACGGATCACTTTTGTTGGGAACCGAGCACCCTGCTGCCATGATATTTAAAAGCTCTTCTGCTTTTCTAGAAAGAAGAGGTGGAGGGTTCACAGCCTCTGTCGAATTGCAGCTTAAACAAGATAAAACATTTTCACCCGCAACGGAGCATGTTCCACTTTTAAGAACCATTGTCGGTTGCGGTGCCAAAACAGGAGGAGTGATTGACGGCACAGACAGCCGGCCTTCCGACTGATTGCTAGAAAAGAGCAGCTGATTATTGCATCCCACTAAAGAAACCGAACTTGCCATCACCACCGATACGAACAGATCACGTGATCTCATAACGTCCTCCAAGTGGGCTTGTTTTCAAAGTCTGTTCCTATATGTGAGCCAATAATTTTTCTGCAAACCCTTGTTTCATTGGTAAAAATTCAAAATGAGACGAACGCGAGTGTTCGCTTTTTTGTAGAGAACTTTTAAAGTGTCGATCTTGGCGACGGTTCTTCGAAGATTGATAAGAAATTTAACGTGCGCCGAGCTTACAAATAATTTTTTGCAACACGAGTTTCCGTTTTCAGAGGGAAAATGCCGCTATTTTTCGGCAAAGTTATAGACACTGCGATGGTCGTTGATCTGTTTTTTAAGCTCTTTCAAAAGATCCCGAGCCAGTTTTGGATTTTTCAAATGAATGTAGAGTTGCGGA
This region of Bdellovibrio sp. BCCA genomic DNA includes:
- a CDS encoding ABC transporter permease; amino-acid sequence: MFVKKIKSHEVFEQIWKVTADSFANTAMAGFFVGAIMTVQFAMQMKEFGALGYLGGLATSGTFREVGPLLIAFMLSGKVGAFTSAELGTMRVTEQIDAVRCLGADPLQEIIVPRFIGIIISSFFLLGAGLIMSVFGGMLMGQAFAGVNFEEYLRHVPLIVSPISILNGLIKCFAFAVVLATICTYKGFTTSGGAKGVGRSVVSTAVATMICIVVMDWLTSFIGEIVLTMIRGYRS
- a CDS encoding ABC transporter ATP-binding protein, which gives rise to MIEFRNLVKRFGTRTVLNGLSLKIHEGEIIFILGTSGTGKSVLLKNLVGLMTPDEGEIWIDGEEVSKFSEEQYLPIRKKCGMVFQHPALFDSLTVYENVAFGLRRHYQLDEETIREKVTKALKLVHLAGIEKKKPAQISYGMQKRVSLARTVALEPRILLFDEPTTGLDPVTTTAVNQLIYDLSRELKTTSMVVSHDMNCALSIADRIVVLDKGQIVALGTPEELKRSEHPLVKDFLAEVFSA